Below is a window of Maribacter dokdonensis DSW-8 DNA.
GGAACAAGCAGATAAGGACAATAGGGAAGCGCTAGAGGAAATTATGAACTATATTCAGTTGAACAAGTTGTTGAATCAGAAATTAAATAGGGTTTTGTCATAAAACTTAAATGATTGCATAAAAAAAAGACCTGTTTTAAACAGGTCTTTTTTATTTTATTCAGTTGTAAGAATTTAGTACAATTCCAATGCTTTCGCTTGTTGTAATAAATCTACCATATTATCTACGTTCAATTTTTTCATTAAACGAGCTTTGTAGGTACTAACTGTTTTTTCGTTTAGGTTTAAACCTAAAGCAACTTCTTTGTTGCGCTTACCACTAGCTAAAAGCTTTAACACTTCAATTTCTCTAGTAGATAGTTTTCTAAAGAACCTTCTTGGTTTTTTAGTTCCTTCATCAAAAGCAAGTCTTTGTGCAAGTTCATTTGTAATGAACATGCTTCCTTCGCTTACTTTGGTCACTGCTGCAGTAATATATTCTACACCAGATGATTTGGATAAATATCCAAAAGCACCGGCTCTAATGGCACTTAGGGCATATACATCTTCAGATTGACCGCTGTACATAAGGACTTTTACGTCCGCGTAATCTTTCTTAATTCTGCGTAATGCCGCTATTCCGTTAATTTCCGGAATATCCATTTCTAACATGACCACATCGGGGGTTGTGTCTTTGAGTTTTTCGAACAGCTCTTCGGTAGTAGCTACCTCATCGATCAGTTCAAAGCCCTCAGCGGATTCTAGAACCTTCCTAACTCCCATTCTTATGATAGGATGATTGTCCGCTATTAAAACTTTGATCATTAATTTGTTTTTTTTATAGATTTCAAAACCTATTTTGTCTGAAAAGACAACATGCAATGTAAGGCTTAAAATTCTAAATTAGAAGCCAAAGTTGCATTTTTTTATTATTAACGTATAATTTTCATCTTTATTTTCGATTTAATACATTGATTCTTAGTTGAGTTGTTATTTTAACTCTGTAGGAATCTCACAAACAGGTATAGGTAACATTTTGTGTTGGTTCATAGTATTCAACCTCGTAAAAATCGTATATACTTCTTTTTGTCTACCCTCAAAATCGGCTATGGTCTTTCCTTCGTCTTTCATGTTCATGGCCCACTCTAGCTCAGGGTAAGATGCGCCAATCTGATCCTCGTCGGTTCTATCATCTCCCCAAAGTCCGTCCGTAGGTGCGGCATCAATAATTTCTTTGTTAACGCCCAAAGTCTTAGCAATATCGTACACTTCGGTTTTCATTAAATCCGCTATAGGGCTAAGGTCTACACCGCCGTCACCGTATTTGGTATAAAAACCAACACCAAAATCTTCTACTTTATTTCCGGTTCCTGCTACAAGATAGCGCTCAAGCGCGGCAAAATAATACAAACTGGTCATTCGCAATCTTGCTCTTGTATTTGCCAATGACATAAACCTATCCTCTTCATTATCTACTGCAGGCAGTGCGGCCACCAAACTATCAAATACCGGGGTAAGGTTTACGGGTTGTCTTCTAACATTGGGAAAATTTTCTATTAACCAATCAATATGTCTAGAAGCACGGTCATTTTGGTTCTCGGCTTGGTGAATGGGCATTTCTAGGCAAAGCAGGTCTAAACCTGTTTTTGCGCATAGGGTAGAAGTAACCGCAGAATCAATTCCGCCGGATACTCCAATGACAAAACCTTTCTGTTTTGCATTTACAGCATAATCTTTTAACCACTTTACAATGTGTTCAATTACCTTTTCAGTTTGCATACCGCTCTAATTATTTAGTAAAATCAATTAACTTTGCCTTAAAAATAAGTTGAACACTGTGAATAATAAAATGTATTGTAAAATACTTGCCAAGGTCAAACCTATTTTTATACTATTATCAGTTTTTGTCATTCTTTCTAGTTGTAATGATAGCGATAAGGTGGCCAAAGAGATCGCAGCCGTACCTATGGACCTTAAAATAGCACGTTTTGATCGTGAATTTGCGTCTTCGGGAGAAGAGGGTTTACCAGGTTTGCGTAAAATGTATCCGTATTTATTTCCGGCTCCCGATAGTGTTTGGATCGCCAAAATGAATGATTCCCTTCAAATTGAATTATTTCAAGAAGTGGGTAACGCCTTTCGTAGTTTTGAAGATGAGGAAGAAGGTTTGGTACAATTGTTTAAACATATCAAATATTATTTTCCGGAATATACAGTGCCAAAGGTAATTACGGTTACCAATGATGTAGATTACAACAACAGGATTATTTTGACCGATAGTTTGTTGTTCATAAGCCTTGATAATTATTTAGGACCAGAGCATAAGTATTACGGAGGTTTTCAGCGCTATATAGCGCATACCTTGGATCGCAACTATTTGGTGAGCGATGTGGCAAGTTCCTTTGCAAAACAGGTAGTGCCAAGACCCAGGGAGCGAACATTTCTTGCCCGTATGATCTATTTTGGTAAAGAACTGTATTTAAAGGATGTGCTTATGCCCAATGTAGATAATCGCAAGAAAATAGGCTATTCACAAGAGGATTTGGATTGGGCTTTTGCCAATGAAGAACCTATGTGGAGAAATTTTATAGAGAATGAATACCTGTACAGTACAGATAATAAATTGAACCAACGGTTTTTAGAGCCTGCCCCTTTCTCAAAATTTGGATTGGAACTGGACAATGAATCGCCGGGTAAATTAGGAAGATTTGTAGGATGGCAAATTGTAC
It encodes the following:
- the nadE gene encoding NAD(+) synthase, with the translated sequence MQTEKVIEHIVKWLKDYAVNAKQKGFVIGVSGGIDSAVTSTLCAKTGLDLLCLEMPIHQAENQNDRASRHIDWLIENFPNVRRQPVNLTPVFDSLVAALPAVDNEEDRFMSLANTRARLRMTSLYYFAALERYLVAGTGNKVEDFGVGFYTKYGDGGVDLSPIADLMKTEVYDIAKTLGVNKEIIDAAPTDGLWGDDRTDEDQIGASYPELEWAMNMKDEGKTIADFEGRQKEVYTIFTRLNTMNQHKMLPIPVCEIPTELK
- a CDS encoding response regulator; this encodes MIKVLIADNHPIIRMGVRKVLESAEGFELIDEVATTEELFEKLKDTTPDVVMLEMDIPEINGIAALRRIKKDYADVKVLMYSGQSEDVYALSAIRAGAFGYLSKSSGVEYITAAVTKVSEGSMFITNELAQRLAFDEGTKKPRRFFRKLSTREIEVLKLLASGKRNKEVALGLNLNEKTVSTYKARLMKKLNVDNMVDLLQQAKALELY
- the gldB gene encoding gliding motility lipoprotein GldB — protein: MYCKILAKVKPIFILLSVFVILSSCNDSDKVAKEIAAVPMDLKIARFDREFASSGEEGLPGLRKMYPYLFPAPDSVWIAKMNDSLQIELFQEVGNAFRSFEDEEEGLVQLFKHIKYYFPEYTVPKVITVTNDVDYNNRIILTDSLLFISLDNYLGPEHKYYGGFQRYIAHTLDRNYLVSDVASSFAKQVVPRPRERTFLARMIYFGKELYLKDVLMPNVDNRKKIGYSQEDLDWAFANEEPMWRNFIENEYLYSTDNKLNQRFLEPAPFSKFGLELDNESPGKLGRFVGWQIVRAFMENNEVDVKQLMTMPAEEIFKKSNYKPRN